Proteins encoded by one window of Sardina pilchardus chromosome 7, fSarPil1.1, whole genome shotgun sequence:
- the LOC134088127 gene encoding trypsin-3-like: protein MDSVHIPISDHVTTFYSAQPTHSASAWEGEDDKIVGGYECVKNSVPWQVSLYDGYNYCGGTLLSPDWVLSAAHCYQSSPTEVRLGEHHIREPEGTEQHIMSGKSIRHPEYNPRTVDNDVMLIKLSQPAVITQYVQTMALPSACAPAGTVCLVSGWGNIRDSNSGSRYPEKLQCLEIPTIHDDICWNDAYPFQVTDNMMCAGFMEGGKDSCQGDSGGPLVCNGEVQGIVSWGKGCASAMRNKPGVYAKVCHYVSWIKDTMASG, encoded by the exons ATGGATAGTGTACACATCCCAATATCAGACCATGTGACCACATTCTACTCTGCACAACCCACTCATTCAG CATCTGCCTGGGAGGGAGAAGATGACAAAATTGTGGGAGGCTATGAGTGTGTGAAGAACTCCGTGCCCTGGCAAGTGTCTCTGTACGACGGGTACAACTACTGTGGCGgcaccctcctctcccctgactGGGTCCTCTCTGCAGCCCACTGCTACCAATC GTCCCCCACCGAGGTGCGTCTGGGCGAGCACCACATCAGGGAGCCCGAGGGCACAGAGCAGCACATCATGTCGGGCAAGTCCATCCGCCACCCCGAGTACAACCCCCGCACCGTGGACAACGACGTCATGCTGATCAAGCTGAGTCAGCCGGCCGTCATCACCCAGTACGTGCAGACCATGGCCCTGCCCAGCGCCTGCGCTCCCGCCGGAACCGTGTGCCTCGTCTCAGGCTGGGGCAACATCCGCGACAGCAACAgtggct CAAGGTACCCCGAGAAGCTGCAGTGTCTGGAGATCCCCACCATTCACGACGACATCTGCTGGAACGACGCCTACCCTTTCCAGGTCACCGACAATATGATGTGTGCTGGCTTCATGGAGGGGGGCAAGGACTCGTGTCAG GGTGACTCAGGAGGCCCTTTGGTGTGCAATGGTGAGGTGCAGGGCATCGTGTCCTGGGGCAAGGGCTGT gctagtgcCATGAGGAACAAGCCCGGCGTCTACGCCAAGGTCTGCCACTACGTCTCCTGGATCAAGGACACCATGGCCTCCGGCTAA